The sequence below is a genomic window from Sphingobacterium sp. ML3W.
TGAATACCTATATCAATAGCCTGAAAGAGGAATTGTCCAAACAAGGTGGCGGTTACGACAGCGAAACCGGAGATCTAGTGATGCGGGAGAACGAAGACATCTCTCCGAACCTCATGATCAACGAGAAAAAGGGCCTTGTTCTGAAAGACAAGATCAATGAAACCCGCACCAAACTGCTTACACTTCTAGGCCCTGAAGGACAAAAAAGCGTTTCCTTTTCGCTTGATGCATCGGATCCTGAAAAAGCATTAAATGGGAAGAAAACCTGGGAAGAAATCAATTTCGGTAATGGTACGCCGCTAACGGCAGCGATGACCATCCTTACAAAAATACAGACAGACGCACAAAATGCGGAATCAGATGTTGTAAAATTGATCTTGGGTAAAATGGATCAAGCAATTGTTAACCTGGATAAGTTTGCGGCAGTTGCGGTTGCCCCAACTTCGTATTTAGTACAAGGACAACCCTATAAAGCTGAAGTATTCTTAACCGCATCCGACTCAAAGTCACAACCAGCGATCAGTGTGAATGGATCGGCATTACAAATTGTCGACGGTAAAGGAGTCTACACGGTACCAACGAATAAAGAAGGTATATTTTCTTGGACAGGAGTTGTACAGGTCAAACAAACTGATGGCTCTATGAAAGAGTATCGTACGACCACACAGACCTATCAGGTAGCGCGGCCATCGGCGGTGGTATCACCAGACAAGATGAATGTCTTGTATATCGGTGTAGACAATCCACTTTCAGTTTCGGCTGCAGGTACGCCTACAGATAAAGTAAAAGTGAACATAACAGGCGGTAGCCTTTCAGGTTCGGGCGGTAAATATAACGCACGAGTTTCATCACCAGGAACAGCACGTATCACTATTGCTGCTGAAGTAGCACCAGGAAAAATGCAGACGTTGAGTACGACCGAATTCCGTGTAAAACGCATTCCAGATCCTATCGCTAAGTTTGCAGGTAAAACAGGCGGTAATATGGCAACTGTAGCCCTTAAAGCTCAAAATGCCGTATTTGCCACTCTGGAGAACTTTGATTTTGACGCTAAATTTAAGGTTACCAAATTTACGATGATATTGGCTAAGCCCCGCGCTGATGCCGTTGTCTTATCGACCTCTGGCAACCAATTGAGCTCAAGTATGGCATCAGCGCTGAACGCCATCGTACCCGGCACACGTGTTATATTCGATAACATCGTCGCTGTAGGTCCTGATGGCACATCGCGACAACTGAATGCAATCGCATTGACAGCGAACTAATTTAGTTCATCCAATTCGTTTCTAATTTGATAGTATCATATGATACTATCAAATTAGAAACGAATTCAAAAAAAGCGTGTAACGGTAAAACAGTTACACGCTTTTTTATTATATTGCACGTATATTTAAATCTCAGTTTCACGAATCAAATGAACTGGGCACATCGATAAACGCTGTATCGAATTTATGCTAAAGTTCTATAGAAATTTTGACTTTACCACCTAAGCCCTTTTCTACAATATCAAATAACGTCTTAAGAGTAAGATTACTTCCATTATTTTCAATTTTAGAAATATACTCCCGCTTCTTATCCACCAACTCAGCGAGTTCTAATTGCGTTAGATGCTTTTCCTCACGTGCCTTTTTTAGTAATAAACCAATCTGAAATGATGAAAAATCTCTTTCAAGTTCATCTCTTCTTTCTGTCCCGACCTCACCGTAAACTGCATCTTTTATCTCTTTCCAACTTTTAGTTTCCATACTCATTTACTCAAAACAACTAACTTATCTCCATCGAAAAAACAAAATACTCGCCAAATATTTGTACCAAGCTGAATACGCGCTTCATAAAGTCCTTCAGTTCCAACCAAATGCTTCAAATAATTAGACGGAACACGTTCGAGAGTTTCAATAGCTTCAATAATTTTAAAGATCTTATCTTGAACCTTCTGTGGTTGCTCCAACAAAAAATCCTCAAAATAGTTTTTAAAAGCAATTACTTCTCTGACTTTCATAAACAAAGGTAATTTAAAAGTTACTATTTTGCAAATCGTAATATAATGCAAATAAACGCTCGCATCATAATAACAAAGAATTCCTTACTTCTATTTTGAGTTTGCTAACGTCTCATCAGCATATTTCCCCATCAACTGAATGCAATCGCATTGACAGCGAACTAATATAAAAGAGGACCTAAAAAAAGCCTTCGCAATGCATTGAGAAGGCTTTTTTTAGGATACGTATTTCAATTTTTACAATGGCGAATTTCAATCCTACACATTAACTTCCTAACCTGCTAAACTTATTGATAAATTAAATATTTCTTTCTCATCGCTTTATAGGTCTCCAGGCCTGGTGCCCAGCTTTTACGAATTTCATCTGCAGACATCCCCTCATTAATGGCCTCCCGTAGCGCAGGTCCACCCGCTAACTTATCAAATACCACAATTTCTTTACTTTGCTTGGCATCAAAAAATATTTTTTTATTCGGATAGTTCTGATACGTCTCGATCAACCAAGAAAGGTCAATCTGCTTTGATGCTCTTAATTTTTGTAGATCAACAGTTCTTAAGTCCAAGCCATAGCACAGTTCATTCAGGTGAATTGGTGTCGCACTCATATTTGGGATGCTGACTGGCGTAAACGTAAAGTCATATTTCCCCTTTAATTCAGGAGCACCAATAACGGTGAATGGAAACAATGTGCCTCGCCCTTCACTGAGCACCGTACCTTCAAATAAGCAAGTCGAGGGGTATAACAAAACAGCCTGATAGGTATTGATATTCGGAGACATATTTACAGGTGGTATATATTCCATCTCATGGCTATAGTTTGCTACGGGAACAATCTTGATGTTACATTGAACACCATTTGCGAGCCATCCTTCTCCATTGATCATCTGCGCATATTCCCCGACCGTCATACCATGGGTGACGGGCACAGGGTGCATGCCGATTCCCGATTTATACGCCATATCCAATATTGGTCCATCGATAAAGTATCCGTTGGGGTTTGGTCGATCTAGAATCAAAAGTTCTTTTCCCTGTTCCGCACAAGCTTCCATGACGCGATGCATCGTCGCGATATACGTAAAATAGCGAACACCAATATCTTGAATATCAAAAATCATCAGATCGACATCTGCCAACATCTCTTTTGTGGGTTTATTGGTCTTGCCGTATAAAGAAACTATTTTAACACCTGTCGCTGGATCAATGGCATCCGTAACTTTTACCCCCGCGCCTACGTCACCACGAAAACCATGTTCCGGGCCAAAAACTTTGACAATATTAACACCAAGTGCAATCAGGCTATCCACACTGGATTCATCTCCGATTCGTGATGTAGGATTAACCACCATCCCAATTCTTTTTCCTTTCAAATAACTGATATATTCGGATGTTTGATCAGCGCCTGTACGGATTTGTGCAACAAGAGGATAGGTGAGTAACAGGACGATGCAAAAGCTGAAGATAATTTTAACTGTTTTCATATTTATGAGATCATCCACATAACCCGACTTTCTTTTAAATCTTTATTTGGTATAATGAGGTTATATGGGGTTTATAATCATGTAAATAGGAATGTAATTGTCATTCCTTTTCTTCTGTAAGAATAAGCATAAAAAATAAAATACGCAAGAAAACGCAAATTAATTATATAAAACATCAGATTAGTTACAAAATATACATAACACGCTATTTTATAACACACTCAATCACCATCATTTTTGATGGATATCAAACTATAGCTTTCAAGAATAGCATAAAAACGCAAATATTAAAACGATTTTTGTGAGGCGATAGTCCTAAGCCAACGGATAGCGCCTCCTCCTCCATCTACCAAGTACCCTACTCAGCACAACACTGACACAGGTCCCCACTATAGCTGTCAATACTGTCTGCAAGACATCACCCAATGAAATCGAGGCCCATATCGAACAGAGACTACCACCCAGCGTACCTATCCGCAGATCGTTAAACTTCAACCTGCACCTCCTTGTCATTTGTCGTAAGCATAGGCGATGATAATCCTTTATTTGCAGGTAAAACAGTTACACCCTTTATTACTTTACTACACGTATATTTAAATATACGTTTTCACGCATTAAATTAATTTGGCACATCGATAAACGCTGTATCGAATTTATGCTAAAGTGCTATCATTTATTCCATTAAAAAGGAATCTTAAGAACTGATATTATCAAATAACTTATATCTTTGATAATATCATATGATACTATCAAGCATGAAGCCACCATATACGTTAACGGACAATATTTTAGCATTAGTTGCTTCTATTTCCGAAAAAATAGGAGAAATTAACGCTTTTCAATTATATAAACCCGCAGCAGAATTAAGAAAGAAAAATAGAATTAAAACAATTCAATCTTCTTTGGAAATTGAGGGTAATACATTGACAGAGGAGCAAATTACGGCTCTTCTGGACAATAAAAGAGTTATTGCTCCTCAAAAAGATATTTTAGAAGTTCAGAATGCTATAAAAGTGTATGAACAACTCAATCAATTCAATCCATACAAATTAAAAGATCTAGAAAAAGCTCACTCGGTTTTAATGAATGGATTGATTGATAATGCGGGTAAATTAAGGACAACGACTGTCGGAATCGTAAAAGGTTCCAAAGTAGAACATATCGCACCAAGTGGGACCATGGTCAAAGCTTTGATGAAAGATCTATTCCATTATCTTAAAAAAGACAAGGATTTAATCCTAATCAAAAGTTGTGTATTTCATTACGAATTTGAGTTTATCCATCCATTTTTAGACGGAAACGGAAGAATGGGCAGATTGTGGCAAACTTTGATTCTCATACAACAATATCCAGTTTTTGAATATTTACCTGTCGAATCCCTTGTAAAACAAAAACAAACTGAATATTATAACAAATTAAGTGAGTCCGACAAAAAGGGAAATTCTACACCTTTTATCGAATTTATGCTTGCCATCATTTTAGAGTCTTTAAACGGACTTTTACAATCTCAATCCGTAAAACTTTATACAGAAGACAGGATACGCTTATTTAAAGAAAAAATAGGCAAAAACAAATTCAGTAGAAAAGACTATTTGCAAAATTTTAAAAACATTTCTGCACCGACCGCAAGTCGAGATTTAAAATGGGCTATTGAACTAGACCTATTGACTAAATTTGGAGAATTAAGATTAACAGAATATCAGTTTAAGCAATAAAACTACATGCTGTTTTGAGTTAGCTAAAGCTTCATCAGGATATTTCGCTACAAATGGGATTTTCAATAGCACTAACTGCGAACTAATATAAAAAATAGTACATAAAAAAAAGGCCCTCTCAGCAAATTGAGAAGGCCTTTTCCACACACTCCTGCTAGCGCCTCCTCCTCCATCTGCCCAGTACCCTACTCACCACAACACTGACACAGGTCCCCACTATAGCTGTCAATACTGTCTGCAAGACATCCCCCAATGAAATCGAGGCCCATATCGAACAGAGACTACCACCCAGCGTACCTATCCGCAGATCGTTAAGTTTCATCCTGCACCTCCTTGTCATTTATCTTGCGCGTAGTCAACGGTGATCCATTAGCGGTTTTCGATTGATTTTCAGCAGCATCTCCACGTTGCTCAGCTTTATCACCGGGTTGCTCCAGCACCATCTCGATCACGCCTAGCCCCAGTCCGATATATTTCAGAATATGCATCACCTTACTCGGTAATTTCACAGGAGCCATTAAGACAACCTGTACTATATTGCTTATTTTATTGATCCATTTTTTCATTTGTATAAAAGTTAAGAAAGTAACAAAAGTGACCAGTAAGAAGTAACAAGTACTTACCACTCTATCACACCTTACAGCTTTACTAATCACTTCGTCACTCATTACTATGTCACTTCGTCACTCATTACTATGTCACTCCGTTACTAATCACGATGTCACTCCGTTACTAATCACGATGTCACTCCGTTACTAATCACGATGTCACTCCGTCACTCATTACTATGTCACTCCGTTACTCATTACTATGTCACTCCGTTACTACTTTACTTCGTCACTAATTTCCAAAAAAACCATTTCGCTAGCCATTATAGCTACCAGTCGCTTGTATAAAGACAGGTAGGCTTTCTTCGATTGTCGCAGTTCATAGTCCCCTTCCACCAATTCCCAACCACTACCCACCAAAAGACAACCTGCGGTATCCCCAAAATTATTACCGATGTGGATGTATACATAGCTATAGTTCGGAATATCACGGATTTCGACCATCCCCTGGTGCAAAGCAGGAAATTTACGTTTATAGCGCGCATGCATAGCACCATAGGTATTGAAGGCCAATGGGTAGACACCCGTCGGAATCGCTGTTTTACTTTTGATCTTGACATCGCGCACCAGATCTTCCAGGCCATAGCAGATCAAAACATCGTCGATATAGATTTCAGACAGGGTACTGTTGTTCCCCTGCCTGATTCTTTTGACAACTACGGTACTCATCGCGCTGTTAGGCTTACTGCATCGCACCAATCGCCAATACCCCTTCTATTACGGGCACGTACGCGCAGGTAATACGTAAAACCGGGCTGCACCGGCGAGAATATGTTGGAATAACTCGTACTGGTCTGGAAATTCTCACCCCATACCGGTTGATCGAAGGCATCCAATGTACTCGCGATCTGATATTCATATACAATCGCTTCCTTCAAGGGTTTAAACTTAATCCCCATCTGATTTCGCTGCTTCCCATCCATCAATGCGACTTCCTGTACCAGACCTGGTATTTCTGATGGTTTATGGTCATTTTCCAACATAAGACCCGAGCTCAACAAAATGGACCGCGAACCATCCGCTACGGTGTTGACATAAAAAGCAATACTTTTCAAGCTGGCCGCCAATTTCTTCTTACTATCATTCTTTTCGGCTATTTCCAACACACTCCCGCCCCGGCTCGCTCTTTGCCATTTCGCCTTAAAATCATCTGCCTGTGCTTTCAGTTCCACCAACGTAATCGGGAGATCGACCAAAATGATATGCCCATCTAGGCAATCCAATACTTTACCCACCATCGTGTTGAACTCATGATCACTGACAATCGTGTAGTCCGAGATTACTTTTTTCTTTCTCATGTTTTGAATTATAATAGAGCCTACGCTCCGATAAAAAATTGTTTACAGATGCGCTTCCGGACGAACATCATGAAGCAAACATAAATGAGGAAGGCAACGAAACCCGAACTTCCGGACACCAACGGACACTAAGAGACAAACGCGTACAATTTCGGACAATGAAAAGTAGATAAAATGGTAAAATAGGTCCTTGACCGATAACACTTTTTCGGTTTCGTTAGGACTATATCAACAAGGTGCGAACAGAAATGTGGAAAAAGTATTCCACACAGAAGAAAAGGATATCACTTTATCCACAAAAGTCTATAGCAATAGACAAAATATGGATAACCAGTGTATAAACTGAAACAGGAAAAGAAAACAGAGCAGCGCTGTATGCCGAAAAAGAATAGTTTTCCACACAAACTAACATCTTATCAATATAATATCAGCAATTCAACAAGCAAGGGGAAACCCATTCACAAAAAGTATCACGCTGTCCACAATAAGTGAATAACTCACGGACAATAAGAAGGCGAGGATATAGAAAAGTGTTTAAATTTTGGGCGAAACATAATCACGCATGGGCATACACGACCAAAATCACAAAAACATAGTGCCTACTAGAAAGGTAGTATTGCATTTTACACACAACAATCCACTAGGATGTGGACAAGTCTGCCCAATTCACAAAATCAGGATACTTATCCACAAACTGTGGATAGCGAAAGGCTAAAAGTGTTACCGGTAAGCGCCTTATTTCGGCATATCAGCTCCTGTTTTTCTATTTTATACAGCAACAGTCCTCGGATATGCGGGTCCATTTCCCGAGTTCTTTCAGATTGCTTTAGCTAATTGCATCCTATTTTCACATTCAATGGTGTACCGGAAAATAACACACTTACTGTTCAATGGTAACTCTTTACTTTATTCGGATAATATCCGATACAGCTTTAGATTTAAGTAATAGGCACTACCAAGGATCATCCATCAATAACTAGTAAACATACTCACCTTAAAATACACCTCTTTTTAAGGCCAACTCCATAATTGACCTTAAAACAAGCACAATAACCACAGCCTCGCCAAAAAAAACAACTTATTCTTTGCGTGTTTTACTAGCCAACTTGCCAAAGATATGTGGCCCCATCCCTCGGGTTTTATCAAATAGATCGATCACATCAGACTTGAGATAATAAGGACGTCTACCCGCTTTCAATACAGGAAAAAGCAATATATTATTGACCGATTTATAGAAAGTAGAACGCTGGATCTCCAGTTTATCGATGATCCAGCTAATCGTTACATGCTCAGGTACTTGATCACGCAGCAATTTCTTCACATTTAAATGCGGGCTTAGCAATTCTGCAAACTCTTCCATCAGCGGCAGTAGACTAGGTGAGTATGTATCCGACGAAAAACGATCGATCATCGTCTGGAGCAGATTTTCGCAAGGGATCTCGGACAGCAAAGGCTGCACCTCATGTTGGATCAATTGAGACAAGATATCTTGCATCTGCTCAATAAGTTTGATTTTTGACATGTGTAGTAAGCATTAAGCAAGACACCAAAAACATGAGGCCACCTCCAAAAGGTTGCACCTGACGACTTGCTGATCAAAATAGCATGTTGCTCATTCAGATGGCTCAATAGCTAATACCGCCTTACCCATTTTACAGAGGTCGGCATTCATATAAAATATAAGGCAAACCCTACGTCATAAAAATTGACCACAAACCATGAGGCGATTATTTAGAAATACGAAGATAGGTCTTAGAAGAGCATCACAATGATATAATTTCCATATTTAAAAAGATGGTTTATCTTTTTGGAGAGAAACTGGAACCAGTTGTTTCATCGGCTTTACGATCGTATTGATCAAAAGGCAAAGATTTTGTATACATTTTTTCATAAAATAAGCTTAAAGTTTTTAGTAGAATTGGTTCGACATTTCCCACAGATTAAATTCATGGTAATTTCTTCGATCACCGACCGCTACTTTTTGAGACAAGTACCGCATAGTTATTTCCTTTTCAAAGATATCCATCACATAATTGGTATTGATTACATACGATCGGTGGCATTGCATGAAATGCTCCCGAGGTAGCCATTCCAGCACATAGGACATTGGTTTTCCCACCACCACCTGAACATCATTGGCAAACCACAAAATACAATCTATCGCCTCAACAAACCGTCCGTATGCCAATGGTTTGGGCAAATAATCGGTTACATCGTATTGATAACTAGAAGCAGCATATTGATCGTGCCCCGAGCAGATGATAACCTGCATACCAAAACGCGATTTGCGGCTTGGTCGCTGTAGTTCTTTGATCTGCGCAATCAGTTCCATACCGCTTAAAGCATTCATTTCCATATCCACGATCAGCAGATCTACAGATCCATTCATCAATTTGGCCAATCCTTTATTAGGATCGAGTTCATCAAAAGCTTTGACCAAACCAGCCGTCTTGGAAACATATTCAGTCAAAAAATCGATTGCCGTTTGATCATCATCGATTATTGCAACTCTAATTTTTTTCGTCATATTATTTGGATTTGTTTTCTATAGTCAATCCTGATAGATAGCAAATATCTATCTTCAACAGCATGAGCAACAATCTCTGCTGCTTCAGCATAATAATGATGGACTATTTTACACAGCCGTTGCATTCCTGTACCCGCAGGACCTATGTCCCAATTTCCGCACTCCGCCACGCTATTCGTCACCTGTATATACATCCCATATCGTTGCAATTGCACCTCCATGGCAGCCGATCCGTCATGGAACGCATGCTTTTGACAGTTCTGGATAAGCGACACCAGCATAAAACGCGGCACCAGATGGCCTTCAAGATTATCAGGCAAGCGGATATCGACCCGCTTATCAGGATAGATGAGATTGAGCCGCTTTACTGCTTCGACTTCTATCCGTAGCGCCACAAACTGCGTCTGCTCTTCCGACAGGCCATGTAATATATAATGGAGCAGATGATCCACATGCTGTCTAGCACTATGAGAAACAAAACTGTTCCAAGCGTATACCTGCTGCAGCAAATTGCGCAACAGATGACCCACCTCCTCTCGGATCAATGCGCGCACCTGCACATCTGAGGCATCGCTTCGATACCGTTTATTTCGGATCTGCAGTTTTTTAAGAAGCAGCAACCGTTTGCCCAACCATACACAGGCACTCATACGCGATTCAAACAAGACGAGTAGACAAGCATAAACACTGTAACGAAAAAAGAAGACACCTAAGCCTAGAGCCACCTGCCATAAGGAGATGTCCAAATGTGCTTTATAAATCACATGTGTCCAATGCCTAGGCAATAAAAACAGCAATAGGACAACAACTAAATAATACAGGAGATACAGATAAAAGATGTAGCGCAATACCCGCAAGGTGGGACTGAAGTATCCATGACGGTCGACCATAAACCAACGTACCGCTAAAAAAACCGTACTATAAGCGATCATGATGCAGAACAATTGCGTAAATGACAAATGAACAAAGCTGGACCGGTTCACCTGATATAACATAAAACCATATAAAAGGATGATGCAGATGATATAGTACCAGGGCAAACGATAAACAAGCTGTTTTTCAGTCATATTAAAAGGGATCATGCTGGTCAGTATGATTGTAAGCAAATTACTTAACGAATCGTTAATATACTTCTTTTTATTTTTAATCCAAAATTGAAGCACTTAACTCCATTTCCATTCCTTTACATACATGTCGATAGCGCTCGGCATTCGTCTCATAAAAAAGACCCGTAGACCGTTCCAATAAAAAGTATTTATCATTTACAGGGTAAGGTAAAAAACGTGGAAAGCACCAAGATTTTCCTGAACCTGCCGATATTGATTTAGGACACATGAAATCATGATGTGCAAACAGCCAACCTTTCCATTGCTCGGGGTATCGGAGCAAATCCCGATAGAATTGTAAAAAACAATTTTTAATAAATACCCTTTCATCCAACACGGTCTGTGGCACTCCCAGCTTCAGCTGT
It includes:
- the gldM gene encoding gliding motility protein GldM, translated to MALGRETPRQRMISILYLVLLALLALNVPDTILDAFKNINNSLETSRSNVNNAVQQLFTSFENTKLKEEPARAKPIYDKAKQAQAIIGDLNTYINSLKEELSKQGGGYDSETGDLVMRENEDISPNLMINEKKGLVLKDKINETRTKLLTLLGPEGQKSVSFSLDASDPEKALNGKKTWEEINFGNGTPLTAAMTILTKIQTDAQNAESDVVKLILGKMDQAIVNLDKFAAVAVAPTSYLVQGQPYKAEVFLTASDSKSQPAISVNGSALQIVDGKGVYTVPTNKEGIFSWTGVVQVKQTDGSMKEYRTTTQTYQVARPSAVVSPDKMNVLYIGVDNPLSVSAAGTPTDKVKVNITGGSLSGSGGKYNARVSSPGTARITIAAEVAPGKMQTLSTTEFRVKRIPDPIAKFAGKTGGNMATVALKAQNAVFATLENFDFDAKFKVTKFTMILAKPRADAVVLSTSGNQLSSSMASALNAIVPGTRVIFDNIVAVGPDGTSRQLNAIALTAN
- a CDS encoding helix-turn-helix domain-containing protein is translated as METKSWKEIKDAVYGEVGTERRDELERDFSSFQIGLLLKKAREEKHLTQLELAELVDKKREYISKIENNGSNLTLKTLFDIVEKGLGGKVKISIEL
- a CDS encoding type II toxin-antitoxin system RelE/ParE family toxin, which produces MKVREVIAFKNYFEDFLLEQPQKVQDKIFKIIEAIETLERVPSNYLKHLVGTEGLYEARIQLGTNIWRVFCFFDGDKLVVLSK
- a CDS encoding exo-beta-N-acetylmuramidase NamZ domain-containing protein, which translates into the protein MKTVKIIFSFCIVLLLTYPLVAQIRTGADQTSEYISYLKGKRIGMVVNPTSRIGDESSVDSLIALGVNIVKVFGPEHGFRGDVGAGVKVTDAIDPATGVKIVSLYGKTNKPTKEMLADVDLMIFDIQDIGVRYFTYIATMHRVMEACAEQGKELLILDRPNPNGYFIDGPILDMAYKSGIGMHPVPVTHGMTVGEYAQMINGEGWLANGVQCNIKIVPVANYSHEMEYIPPVNMSPNINTYQAVLLYPSTCLFEGTVLSEGRGTLFPFTVIGAPELKGKYDFTFTPVSIPNMSATPIHLNELCYGLDLRTVDLQKLRASKQIDLSWLIETYQNYPNKKIFFDAKQSKEIVVFDKLAGGPALREAINEGMSADEIRKSWAPGLETYKAMRKKYLIYQ
- a CDS encoding Fic family protein — encoded protein: MILSSMKPPYTLTDNILALVASISEKIGEINAFQLYKPAAELRKKNRIKTIQSSLEIEGNTLTEEQITALLDNKRVIAPQKDILEVQNAIKVYEQLNQFNPYKLKDLEKAHSVLMNGLIDNAGKLRTTTVGIVKGSKVEHIAPSGTMVKALMKDLFHYLKKDKDLILIKSCVFHYEFEFIHPFLDGNGRMGRLWQTLILIQQYPVFEYLPVESLVKQKQTEYYNKLSESDKKGNSTPFIEFMLAIILESLNGLLQSQSVKLYTEDRIRLFKEKIGKNKFSRKDYLQNFKNISAPTASRDLKWAIELDLLTKFGELRLTEYQFKQ
- a CDS encoding DUF5675 family protein codes for the protein MSTVVVKRIRQGNNSTLSEIYIDDVLICYGLEDLVRDVKIKSKTAIPTGVYPLAFNTYGAMHARYKRKFPALHQGMVEIRDIPNYSYVYIHIGNNFGDTAGCLLVGSGWELVEGDYELRQSKKAYLSLYKRLVAIMASEMVFLEISDEVK
- a CDS encoding fibronectin type III domain-containing protein, which translates into the protein MVGKVLDCLDGHIILVDLPITLVELKAQADDFKAKWQRASRGGSVLEIAEKNDSKKKLAASLKSIAFYVNTVADGSRSILLSSGLMLENDHKPSEIPGLVQEVALMDGKQRNQMGIKFKPLKEAIVYEYQIASTLDAFDQPVWGENFQTSTSYSNIFSPVQPGFTYYLRVRARNRRGIGDWCDAVSLTAR
- a CDS encoding LytR/AlgR family response regulator transcription factor, whose translation is MTKKIRVAIIDDDQTAIDFLTEYVSKTAGLVKAFDELDPNKGLAKLMNGSVDLLIVDMEMNALSGMELIAQIKELQRPSRKSRFGMQVIICSGHDQYAASSYQYDVTDYLPKPLAYGRFVEAIDCILWFANDVQVVVGKPMSYVLEWLPREHFMQCHRSYVINTNYVMDIFEKEITMRYLSQKVAVGDRRNYHEFNLWEMSNQFY